A stretch of Monomorium pharaonis isolate MP-MQ-018 chromosome 7, ASM1337386v2, whole genome shotgun sequence DNA encodes these proteins:
- the LOC105841060 gene encoding Fanconi anemia group I protein isoform X1 — translation MSAKLSSLLSQKDRAQLQEFVQETSTEELVRIISNGICNADISRILDEILQVCSESESLYAKRIKLIESTLRALGKAKISISHANEIVNRIVVDFPNYPKLHLIKLVDFCLASIHSNDDEFRSWKELLPVLLEVLEEEKYINHMNGEVSGSKYKSIIINNICNSEWDTQIMPSLASMFREISLEKEDHSVVITVLCTKLQDISLEEVPPFVHQTLRLCTNQDSKYLLEALRKYFSLRYSQTDTDTDTFETIDVINPKEVQDVESTVLYHISQAAELNHQLIRDYIKYFKSVSHVPEAILEPFMLSVLLTVASIDENQIYEMLRAIINKRNENDSKRKNSAWLRKLIPDSCSIMTVIGNVIETSNRDRHIVLKGLVDLAFVLMASENKTKTSTHILWQIGTKILQKIMRKHHETVATIFQILIDKIIAGSCISQYTDCLAYMCRKLTVLVLDHQSSIMMLFDQISFIPGEIAIFIVSAIFPLIQVSVTIREHLILTLRKALYRKGTSNRQMAVSGILEMLRNLKMHSMSGLAMSSSQYVNSSSGASSTSILTQVTLERGTQGTGSTLRYNRTLCYDILGILRRCFTHECEVRLHLYNGLYEAALKNIEISEYILEMLLPHFKTFFETDENVVVPVKLEICTIVQGDQIVLQEPLAELILILQKIYIKSALMRSSIVDELAIILESLCRRMPRLETEHLNLDDKLDLSNSNTKAQEKLQNVLLTIKIYEALISFRISAWSVNCTDTAQSVKNLFKGYLKFVEYIKHIPKAKKGERKNKKTQNDLNNTTVKKPGRPGNIKLPPSITDLFTVYKTLCLFYLKSVSWATADQIAMLIDYHEFYHYVLRTLLQILQNVKLLTEYDLRKHKEQYMKTYYEIGKLLYDHVVLDLNKFLNTDEQGTILALECFKDLCCLMCTYFSSELSRFLDVIVPNKSTQVENFNGQLENMTAALRTSFRTFFSEKEEHEENSKQILSLLLDIIYQLTQEINFYETNGDEIFDSMMKFTQLENMDPQASLIVFQILLWIEERNKEYGELLSDISLALCEKIGSIDKAEVPENDKFKIIHEDTADKLYNLVNNSVKEKLDNVSWLLVRLKAEQNVVCSPGTDLEEYQEKVRTQERSLCRQLSHIIQILYTLANVAIKPGPSTDIMFKNLQTLYNLLSTLTKYFNGKSSKQNAAFQSVKFIQVIQSAGKPLKSAFYNLITHTEENQNASKSKADSHVQRNKILKETKFIPNVVYEIEHFHNEVLALDKKTGVPLETYIKHSITRDFRIKNTQLAEALEKMDISALDTQNSHRSNASNSDINVDASIESPTRTPPSSKRSRKNDASSKSPTESPLSKRSRRSSES, via the exons ATGAGCGCGAAACTGAGCAGTTTGCTCAGTCAAAAAGACCGGGCGCAGCTGCAAGAATTTGTACAGGAGACTTCGACTGAGGAG CTCGTAAGGATAATATCGAATGGAATTTGTAATGCGGACATTTCTCGGATATTAGATGAAATACTGCAGGTGTGTTCTGAATCAGAGAGTTTGTACGCTAAGAGAATTAAATTGATAGAATCCACTCTGAGAGCACTGGGCAAAGCCAAGATTTCGATCAGTCACGCAAACGAGATCGTGAATCGAATAGTGGTGGACTTTCCCAACTATCCAAAGCTACATCTAATCAAATTGGTAGACTTTTGTCTTGCTAGTATTCACAGCAATGACGATGAGTTCAGGAG TTGGAAAGAACTATTACCTGTTCTGCTAGAAGTGTTGGAGgaagagaaatatattaatcatatgAATGGTGAGGTTTCTGGCTCCAAATACAagtcgattattattaataatatatgcaacAGTGAATGGGACACACAGATAATGCCATCATTGGCAAGCATGTTTAG agagATATCTTTGGAAAAAGAAGACCATTCTGTAGTAATTACAGTACTATGCACAAAATTACAAGACATATCTCTTGAGGAAGTGCCTCCTTTTGTGCATCAGACATTGAGATTGTGTACAAATCAGGATAGTAAATATCTTTTGGAAGCTTTACGGAAATATTTCTCATTACGCTATTCACAAACTGATACAGATACAGATACTTTTGAAACTAtcg ATGTGATAAATCCTAAGGAAGTTCAAGATGTTGAAAGTACagtattatatcatatatctCAAGCAGCAGAATTGAATCACCAACTCATAAGGGATTACATAAAGTACTTCAAAAGTGTGTCACATGTTCCTGAAGCTATATTAGAACCTTTCATGCTTTCTGTTTTGCTCACAGTTGCTTCTATTGATGAAAATCAG atttacGAAATGCTGCGAgcgattattaataaacgaaACGAAAATGACAGTAAACGGAAAAATAGCGCGTGGTTGAGGAAATTGATTCCTGACTCTTGTAGCATAATGACTGTGATAGGAAATGTCATCGAAACAAG taACAGAGACCGCCATATAGTATTAAAAGGACTCGTAGATCTCGCATTTGTTCTCATGGCTTCAGAAAATAAGACAAAAACGAGTACACATATTCTATGGCAAATTGGTACGAAGATACTTCAAAAAATCATGAGGAAGCATCACGAGACGGTTGCGactatatttcaaatattgattgataaaataatcgcTGGTTCATGTATTTCTCAGTATACAG ATTGTTTAGCATATATGTGCCGTAAGTTAACAGTTCTAGTGTTAGACCATCAAAGTTCTATAATGATGCTTTTCGATCAAATTTCATTTATACCTGGAGAGATTgccatttttattgtttctgcaatatttccgTTGATACAAGTCTCAGTCACTATAAGAGAACATTTGATCTTAACGTTGAGGAAGGCTTTATACAGAAAGGGTACATCTAATCGACAAATGGCCGTCAGTGGAATTTTGGAGATGTTGAGGAATTTGAAAATGCATTCTATGAGCGGACTCGCGATGAGCTCGAGTCAGTACGTCAATTCGTCGTCTGGTGCGAGTTCCACATCTATTTTGACTCag GTAACTTTAGAGAGAGGTACTCAAGGAACAGGATCTACCTTGAGATACAATAGAACATTATGTTATGATATATTGGGTATTTTAAGAAGATGTTTCACTCATGAGTGTGAAGTTCGATTACATTTATACAATG GTTTGTATGAAGCTGCATTGAAAAATATCGAGATATCAGAATACATATTAGAGATGTTATTACCACATTTTAAGACTTTTTTTGAGACCGACGAAAACGTCGTAGTGCCAGTTAAACTGGAAATATGCACAATTGTACAAGGGGACCAAATTGTATTACAGGAACCTCTGGcggaattaatattaatactgcaaaagatttatattaaatcggCTCTTATGAGATCATCTATTGTAGATGAATTAGCTATTATCTTGGAGTCTCTTTGCAGACGGATGCCACGGCTTGAAACAGAACATCTTAATCTA gATGACAAACTTGATTTAAGCAACTCTAACACTAAGGCTcaagaaaaattgcaaaatgttttgttaacgataaaaatttatgaggCTCTCATATCCTTCAGAATTAGCGCCTGGTCCGTAAATTGTACAGATACCGCACAAAGtgttaaaaatctatttaaaggATACCTGAAATTTGTTGAATATATTAag caTATACCAAAGGctaaaaagggagagagaaaaaataagaagacCCAGAACGACCTAAATAATACGACTGTAAAAAAACCTGGTCGTCCAGGCAATATAAAACTGCCGCCCAGCATCACGGATTTGTTTACAGTGTACAAAACTCTGTGTCTCTTCTACTTGAAATCTGTCTCCTGGGCAACTGCTGACCAAATAGCCATGTTAATAGATTACCACGAATTCTATCATTACGTCTTGCGAACGTTGTTGCAAATCTTGCAGAATGTAAAACTGTTAACAGAATACGATTTACGGAAACACAAAGAACAGTATATGAAGACCTATTACGAAATTGGAAA ATTGTTGTACGATCATGTTGTTTTGGATTTAAACAAATTCCTCAATACGGACGAGCAAGGCACTATATTGGCATTGGAatgttttaaagatttatgttGCTTAATGTGCACCTATTTCTCCTCTGAATTATCGCGTTTTCTCGACGTTATTGTTC CTAACAAGTCAACTCAGGTGGAAAATTTTAACGGACAATTAGAAAATATGACTGCTGCTTTACGTACGAGTTTCAGGACGTTCTTCAGCGAGAAAGAAGAACATGAAGAGAATTCTAAACAAATACTCAGCCTATTATTGGATATTATATACCAACTAACACAAGAgatcaatttttatgaaacgAATGGCGATGAA ATATTTGATTCAATGATGAAATTCACACAATTGGAAAATATGGATCCTCAAGCTTCTTTAATTGTTTTCCAAATTCTATTATGGATAGAGGAGCGTAATAAGGAATACGGGGAATTATTGAGCGATATTAGTCTTGCATTGTGCGAGAAAATAGGTAGCATTGACAAg gcTGAGGTACCGGagaatgataaatttaaaatcatccACGAAGATACAGCGgataaactttataatttggTAAATAACTCAGTAAAAGAAAAGTTAGACAATGTGTCTTGGTTGTTAGTACGACTTAAGGCTGAACAAAATGTTGTTTGTTCGCCTGGCACAGACCTCGAAGAAT ATCAGGAAAAGGTGAGAACACAAGAACGCAGTTTGTGCAGACAGTTGTcacatattatacaaatactttATACATTAGCCAACGTTGCTATTAAACCAGGACCATCCACAGATATTatgttcaaaaatttacaaacctTATACAATCTACTTAGCActcttacaaaatattttaatggaaaatCTAGTAAACAAAATGCAGCGTTTCAATCAGTAAA ATTTATTCAAGTGATTCAATCAGCTGGAAAACCATTAAAATCCGCGTTTTATAACCTAATAACGCATACTGaa GAAAATCAAAATGCATCAAAGTCGAAGGCTGATTCACATGTGCAAAGAAACAAGATTTTGAAAGAGACCAAATTTATACCCAATGTGGTATATGAAATCGAACATTTTCACAACGAAGTTTTAGCACTTGATAAAAAAACTGGC gTTCCACTTGAAACTTACATAAAGCACAGTATAACGCGAGATTTCCGTATAAAAAATACGCAATTGGCAGAAGCACTGGAGAAGATGGATATAAGTGCG cTAGACACACAGAATTCTCATCGCAGCAATGCATCTAATTCGGATATAAATGTAGACGCGTCTATCGAATCGCCTACAAGAACACCACCGTCTTCAAAACGTTCTAGGAAAAACGATGCCTCTTCAAAATCGCCTACAGAATCCCCACTTTCAAAACGCTCAAGAAGATCGTCAGAatcatga
- the LOC105841060 gene encoding Fanconi anemia group I protein isoform X3 — MSAKLSSLLSQKDRAQLQEFVQETSTEELVRIISNGICNADISRILDEILQVCSESESLYAKRIKLIESTLRALGKAKISISHANEIVNRIVVDFPNYPKLHLIKLVDFCLASIHSNDDEFRSWKELLPVLLEVLEEEKYINHMNGEVSGSKYKSIIINNICNSEWDTQIMPSLASMFREISLEKEDHSVVITVLCTKLQDISLEEVPPFVHQTLRLCTNQDSKYLLEALRKYFSLRYSQTDTDTDTFETIDVINPKEVQDVESTVLYHISQAAELNHQLIRDYIKYFKSVSHVPEAILEPFMLSVLLTVASIDENQIYEMLRAIINKRNENDSKRKNSAWLRKLIPDSCSIMTVIGNVIETSNRDRHIVLKGLVDLAFVLMASENKTKTSTHILWQIGTKILQKIMRKHHETVATIFQILIDKIIAGSCISQYTDCLAYMCRKLTVLVLDHQSSIMMLFDQISFIPGEIAIFIVSAIFPLIQVSVTIREHLILTLRKALYRKGTSNRQMAVSGILEMLRNLKMHSMSGLAMSSSQYVNSSSGASSTSILTQVTLERGTQGTGSTLRYNRTLCYDILGILRRCFTHECEVRLHLYNGLYEAALKNIEISEYILEMLLPHFKTFFETDENVVVPVKLEICTIVQGDQIVLQEPLAELILILQKIYIKSALMRSSIVDELAIILESLCRRMPRLETEHLNLDDKLDLSNSNTKAQEKLQNVLLTIKIYEALISFRISAWSVNCTDTAQSVKNLFKGYLKFVEYIKHIPKAKKGERKNKKTQNDLNNTTVKKPGRPGNIKLPPSITDLFTVYKTLCLFYLKSVSWATADQIAMLIDYHEFYHYVLRTLLQILQNVKLLTEYDLRKHKEQYMKTYYEIGKLLYDHVVLDLNKFLNTDEQGTILALECFKDLCCLMCTYFSSELSRFLDVIVPNKSTQVENFNGQLENMTAALRTSFRTFFSEKEEHEENSKQILSLLLDIIYQLTQEINFYETNGDEIFDSMMKFTQLENMDPQASLIVFQILLWIEERNKEYGELLSDISLALCEKIGSIDKAEVPENDKFKIIHEDTADKLYNLVNNSVKEKLDNVSWLLVRLKAEQNVVCSPGTDLEEYQEKENQNASKSKADSHVQRNKILKETKFIPNVVYEIEHFHNEVLALDKKTGVPLETYIKHSITRDFRIKNTQLAEALEKMDISALDTQNSHRSNASNSDINVDASIESPTRTPPSSKRSRKNDASSKSPTESPLSKRSRRSSES, encoded by the exons ATGAGCGCGAAACTGAGCAGTTTGCTCAGTCAAAAAGACCGGGCGCAGCTGCAAGAATTTGTACAGGAGACTTCGACTGAGGAG CTCGTAAGGATAATATCGAATGGAATTTGTAATGCGGACATTTCTCGGATATTAGATGAAATACTGCAGGTGTGTTCTGAATCAGAGAGTTTGTACGCTAAGAGAATTAAATTGATAGAATCCACTCTGAGAGCACTGGGCAAAGCCAAGATTTCGATCAGTCACGCAAACGAGATCGTGAATCGAATAGTGGTGGACTTTCCCAACTATCCAAAGCTACATCTAATCAAATTGGTAGACTTTTGTCTTGCTAGTATTCACAGCAATGACGATGAGTTCAGGAG TTGGAAAGAACTATTACCTGTTCTGCTAGAAGTGTTGGAGgaagagaaatatattaatcatatgAATGGTGAGGTTTCTGGCTCCAAATACAagtcgattattattaataatatatgcaacAGTGAATGGGACACACAGATAATGCCATCATTGGCAAGCATGTTTAG agagATATCTTTGGAAAAAGAAGACCATTCTGTAGTAATTACAGTACTATGCACAAAATTACAAGACATATCTCTTGAGGAAGTGCCTCCTTTTGTGCATCAGACATTGAGATTGTGTACAAATCAGGATAGTAAATATCTTTTGGAAGCTTTACGGAAATATTTCTCATTACGCTATTCACAAACTGATACAGATACAGATACTTTTGAAACTAtcg ATGTGATAAATCCTAAGGAAGTTCAAGATGTTGAAAGTACagtattatatcatatatctCAAGCAGCAGAATTGAATCACCAACTCATAAGGGATTACATAAAGTACTTCAAAAGTGTGTCACATGTTCCTGAAGCTATATTAGAACCTTTCATGCTTTCTGTTTTGCTCACAGTTGCTTCTATTGATGAAAATCAG atttacGAAATGCTGCGAgcgattattaataaacgaaACGAAAATGACAGTAAACGGAAAAATAGCGCGTGGTTGAGGAAATTGATTCCTGACTCTTGTAGCATAATGACTGTGATAGGAAATGTCATCGAAACAAG taACAGAGACCGCCATATAGTATTAAAAGGACTCGTAGATCTCGCATTTGTTCTCATGGCTTCAGAAAATAAGACAAAAACGAGTACACATATTCTATGGCAAATTGGTACGAAGATACTTCAAAAAATCATGAGGAAGCATCACGAGACGGTTGCGactatatttcaaatattgattgataaaataatcgcTGGTTCATGTATTTCTCAGTATACAG ATTGTTTAGCATATATGTGCCGTAAGTTAACAGTTCTAGTGTTAGACCATCAAAGTTCTATAATGATGCTTTTCGATCAAATTTCATTTATACCTGGAGAGATTgccatttttattgtttctgcaatatttccgTTGATACAAGTCTCAGTCACTATAAGAGAACATTTGATCTTAACGTTGAGGAAGGCTTTATACAGAAAGGGTACATCTAATCGACAAATGGCCGTCAGTGGAATTTTGGAGATGTTGAGGAATTTGAAAATGCATTCTATGAGCGGACTCGCGATGAGCTCGAGTCAGTACGTCAATTCGTCGTCTGGTGCGAGTTCCACATCTATTTTGACTCag GTAACTTTAGAGAGAGGTACTCAAGGAACAGGATCTACCTTGAGATACAATAGAACATTATGTTATGATATATTGGGTATTTTAAGAAGATGTTTCACTCATGAGTGTGAAGTTCGATTACATTTATACAATG GTTTGTATGAAGCTGCATTGAAAAATATCGAGATATCAGAATACATATTAGAGATGTTATTACCACATTTTAAGACTTTTTTTGAGACCGACGAAAACGTCGTAGTGCCAGTTAAACTGGAAATATGCACAATTGTACAAGGGGACCAAATTGTATTACAGGAACCTCTGGcggaattaatattaatactgcaaaagatttatattaaatcggCTCTTATGAGATCATCTATTGTAGATGAATTAGCTATTATCTTGGAGTCTCTTTGCAGACGGATGCCACGGCTTGAAACAGAACATCTTAATCTA gATGACAAACTTGATTTAAGCAACTCTAACACTAAGGCTcaagaaaaattgcaaaatgttttgttaacgataaaaatttatgaggCTCTCATATCCTTCAGAATTAGCGCCTGGTCCGTAAATTGTACAGATACCGCACAAAGtgttaaaaatctatttaaaggATACCTGAAATTTGTTGAATATATTAag caTATACCAAAGGctaaaaagggagagagaaaaaataagaagacCCAGAACGACCTAAATAATACGACTGTAAAAAAACCTGGTCGTCCAGGCAATATAAAACTGCCGCCCAGCATCACGGATTTGTTTACAGTGTACAAAACTCTGTGTCTCTTCTACTTGAAATCTGTCTCCTGGGCAACTGCTGACCAAATAGCCATGTTAATAGATTACCACGAATTCTATCATTACGTCTTGCGAACGTTGTTGCAAATCTTGCAGAATGTAAAACTGTTAACAGAATACGATTTACGGAAACACAAAGAACAGTATATGAAGACCTATTACGAAATTGGAAA ATTGTTGTACGATCATGTTGTTTTGGATTTAAACAAATTCCTCAATACGGACGAGCAAGGCACTATATTGGCATTGGAatgttttaaagatttatgttGCTTAATGTGCACCTATTTCTCCTCTGAATTATCGCGTTTTCTCGACGTTATTGTTC CTAACAAGTCAACTCAGGTGGAAAATTTTAACGGACAATTAGAAAATATGACTGCTGCTTTACGTACGAGTTTCAGGACGTTCTTCAGCGAGAAAGAAGAACATGAAGAGAATTCTAAACAAATACTCAGCCTATTATTGGATATTATATACCAACTAACACAAGAgatcaatttttatgaaacgAATGGCGATGAA ATATTTGATTCAATGATGAAATTCACACAATTGGAAAATATGGATCCTCAAGCTTCTTTAATTGTTTTCCAAATTCTATTATGGATAGAGGAGCGTAATAAGGAATACGGGGAATTATTGAGCGATATTAGTCTTGCATTGTGCGAGAAAATAGGTAGCATTGACAAg gcTGAGGTACCGGagaatgataaatttaaaatcatccACGAAGATACAGCGgataaactttataatttggTAAATAACTCAGTAAAAGAAAAGTTAGACAATGTGTCTTGGTTGTTAGTACGACTTAAGGCTGAACAAAATGTTGTTTGTTCGCCTGGCACAGACCTCGAAGAAT ATCAGGAAAAG GAAAATCAAAATGCATCAAAGTCGAAGGCTGATTCACATGTGCAAAGAAACAAGATTTTGAAAGAGACCAAATTTATACCCAATGTGGTATATGAAATCGAACATTTTCACAACGAAGTTTTAGCACTTGATAAAAAAACTGGC gTTCCACTTGAAACTTACATAAAGCACAGTATAACGCGAGATTTCCGTATAAAAAATACGCAATTGGCAGAAGCACTGGAGAAGATGGATATAAGTGCG cTAGACACACAGAATTCTCATCGCAGCAATGCATCTAATTCGGATATAAATGTAGACGCGTCTATCGAATCGCCTACAAGAACACCACCGTCTTCAAAACGTTCTAGGAAAAACGATGCCTCTTCAAAATCGCCTACAGAATCCCCACTTTCAAAACGCTCAAGAAGATCGTCAGAatcatga